The following proteins are co-located in the Candidatus Zymogenaceae bacterium genome:
- a CDS encoding sigma 54-interacting transcriptional regulator produces MHQLHRSTENDRRYREFSVLYEIARAVSFSSDLETSLTDVLDILQRDLGMNRGTITVLNPTTTELQIEVASGLSTSEMRRGVYRVGEGITGRVVESGEPMVIPQVGKEPMFLDRTGSRKDINKDDISFICVPIKVGPRAIGALSVDCLFDQAVSLEEDVRLLTIISSIIAQAVRHMQIQEEERARLISENVRLKGELKKKYSFENIIGSCNKMHQVYTMIDQVAKTPTTVLIRGESGTGKELVAHAIHYNSTRSAKPLIKVSLAALPEALLESELFGHERGAFTGALGRKAGRFQAANGGTIFLDEIGDLPLSLQVKILRVIQEREFELVGGTETVKVDVRIIAATNRNLEALMAENKFREDLYFRLNVFPIYMPPLRERQTDIILLANHFIEKYAAAIDKPTARLSARAADLLMGHTWPGNVRELENAVERAMILVTGDVITEEHLPPSIGGEKNGPSGRISTPRIAGTGNLEDSVESLERGMITDALKETRGNRTRAAMLLGITPRMINYKIGKYDIDPEAFKE; encoded by the coding sequence ATGCACCAATTACACAGATCAACAGAGAATGACAGGCGATACAGGGAGTTCTCGGTCCTCTACGAGATCGCCCGGGCGGTCTCTTTTTCCAGCGACCTGGAAACATCCCTCACCGACGTCCTGGACATTCTCCAGCGGGACCTGGGGATGAACCGGGGCACCATCACCGTGCTGAATCCGACCACCACCGAGCTTCAGATCGAGGTCGCCTCGGGGCTTTCGACAAGCGAGATGCGCCGGGGCGTCTACCGGGTGGGCGAGGGGATCACCGGACGGGTCGTGGAGTCCGGCGAGCCGATGGTCATCCCCCAGGTGGGGAAGGAGCCGATGTTCCTGGACCGCACCGGCTCCAGGAAGGACATCAACAAGGACGACATCAGCTTCATTTGCGTCCCCATCAAGGTGGGTCCCCGGGCCATCGGCGCCCTGAGTGTGGACTGCCTGTTCGACCAGGCGGTGTCCCTGGAGGAGGACGTCAGACTATTAACCATCATCTCCTCCATCATCGCCCAGGCGGTGCGTCATATGCAGATTCAGGAGGAGGAGCGGGCGCGGCTGATCTCGGAAAATGTACGGCTCAAGGGGGAGCTGAAGAAAAAATACAGCTTCGAGAATATCATCGGCAGCTGCAACAAGATGCACCAGGTCTACACCATGATCGACCAGGTGGCGAAGACCCCCACCACCGTACTCATCCGAGGGGAGTCCGGCACAGGGAAGGAGCTGGTGGCCCATGCCATTCACTACAACAGCACCCGGTCGGCAAAGCCGCTCATCAAGGTGAGCCTGGCCGCGCTGCCGGAGGCGCTTCTGGAAAGCGAATTGTTTGGACATGAGCGGGGTGCGTTCACCGGCGCCCTGGGGAGGAAGGCGGGAAGGTTTCAGGCGGCAAACGGTGGGACGATCTTTCTCGACGAGATCGGCGATCTCCCCCTGTCGCTGCAGGTAAAAATCCTGAGGGTCATCCAGGAACGGGAGTTCGAGCTTGTGGGCGGCACCGAGACCGTCAAGGTGGATGTGCGCATCATCGCCGCCACGAATCGAAACCTGGAGGCGCTGATGGCCGAAAACAAGTTTCGGGAAGACCTCTATTTCCGTCTCAACGTGTTCCCCATCTACATGCCTCCCCTCAGGGAGCGACAGACCGACATCATCCTTCTCGCCAACCATTTCATCGAAAAGTACGCCGCCGCCATCGATAAGCCCACGGCCCGGCTCTCGGCCCGGGCCGCGGACCTCCTGATGGGCCACACCTGGCCCGGAAACGTCCGTGAGTTGGAAAACGCCGTCGAGCGGGCCATGATTCTCGTCACGGGCGATGTTATCACCGAGGAACATCTTCCCCCCAGTATCGGCGGGGAGAAAAACGGTCCATCGGGCAGGATTTCCACGCCGCGCATCGCCGGTACAGGAAATCTGGAGGATTCGGTGGAAAGCCTCGAGCGGGGCATGATAACCGACGCCCTCAAGGAGACGAGGGGCAACCGTACCAGGGCGGCAATGCTTTTGGGCATCACCCCCCGGATGATCAACTACAAGATCGGAAAGTACGACATCGACCCGGAGGCGTTCAAGGAATAG
- a CDS encoding aminotransferase class V-fold PLP-dependent enzyme: protein MSQWKLDTICVHAGEGVDTDTRAIRRPIHMANSYELPTDVEELLQVLDWDNLDKYNYTREHSATPRHLEERLMAMEGAEDCVVAASGMGIISAVLWTLLEKGSHIVASEVCYTGTQKLLGVYFPKFGVDVSLVDTTDLDEVKAAIRPDTKVVYVETPGNPIVLISDIEEIAKMAHGVGATMVVDSTWSGMVTQKPLELGADVVIHSATKYINGHGDSLGGAALGSKEFLKEVREAGIVHLGACISPFNAWLIMRGSVTLPMRMQKHSENALKVARFLESHDKVNMVRFPWLPSHSHHEVAKKQMTAPPAMINFNLKADLMDHFEFLEHLDIITHAVSLGHDQSLIFYLPTAFFFQDMVVFSEAQQEKYTNLMGDGLFRLSMGIEDADDLITDLSRALVKVRVK from the coding sequence ATGTCCCAATGGAAGCTCGATACCATCTGCGTGCACGCGGGAGAGGGGGTGGATACGGACACCCGGGCCATACGACGGCCCATACACATGGCGAATTCCTACGAGCTCCCCACGGACGTCGAGGAGTTACTCCAGGTCCTCGACTGGGATAACCTGGATAAATACAACTACACCCGGGAGCACAGCGCCACACCCCGACACCTGGAGGAGCGCCTGATGGCGATGGAGGGGGCGGAGGACTGCGTGGTGGCCGCCAGCGGCATGGGTATCATCTCCGCTGTGTTGTGGACACTATTGGAAAAGGGCTCCCATATCGTGGCCTCTGAGGTCTGCTACACCGGCACCCAGAAGCTCTTGGGGGTCTACTTCCCGAAGTTCGGCGTGGACGTATCCCTGGTGGACACCACGGATCTCGACGAGGTGAAGGCCGCCATCCGGCCGGACACGAAGGTGGTGTACGTGGAAACGCCGGGAAATCCCATTGTGTTGATCTCCGACATAGAGGAAATCGCGAAGATGGCCCACGGGGTGGGGGCGACGATGGTGGTGGACAGCACCTGGTCCGGCATGGTCACCCAGAAGCCCCTGGAGCTGGGGGCCGATGTGGTCATCCACAGTGCCACGAAATACATCAACGGTCACGGCGACAGCCTGGGCGGCGCCGCCCTGGGCAGTAAGGAGTTCCTCAAGGAGGTCAGGGAGGCGGGCATCGTCCACCTGGGGGCCTGCATCAGCCCGTTCAACGCCTGGCTGATCATGAGGGGATCGGTGACGCTCCCGATGAGGATGCAGAAACATTCCGAGAACGCCCTGAAGGTGGCCCGGTTCCTGGAATCCCACGACAAGGTGAACATGGTGCGCTTCCCCTGGCTTCCCAGTCACTCCCATCATGAGGTCGCGAAAAAGCAGATGACGGCGCCGCCGGCAATGATCAACTTCAATCTGAAGGCGGACCTGATGGATCACTTTGAGTTTCTGGAACACCTTGATATCATCACACACGCCGTCTCGCTGGGGCACGACCAGAGCCTGATATTTTATCTCCCCACGGCGTTTTTCTTCCAGGACATGGTGGTCTTTTCCGAAGCCCAGCAGGAAAAATATACCAACCTCATGGGAGACGGGCTGTTTCGGCTGAGCATGGGGATCGAGGATGCGGACGACCTGATCACGGACCTCTCCCGGGCGCTGGTCAAGGTCAGGGTAAAGTAG